DNA from Gemmatimonadaceae bacterium:
CGTCTCCTCGAGCTTCACGTACTTGCCCGGGATGCCGGTGAACTGCTCGGCCACGGCGAACGGCTGCGACATGAACCGCTGGATGCGGCGGGCGCGGCCGACGATCTTCTTGTCGTCTTCCGAGAGCTCGTCCATGCCGAGAATGGCGATGATGTCCTGCAGCTCCTTGTAGCGCTGGAGGACCTTCTGGACGTCGGTGGCCACCTTGTAGTGGCGGGCGCCCAGATACTGCGGATCGAGGATGCGCGAGCCCGAGGCCAGCGGATCCACGGCCGGATAGATGCCCAGCTCGGTGATGGCGCGCGAGAGCACGACCGTGGCGTCGAGGTGGGCAAAGGCGGTAGCCGGCGCCGGATCGGTGATGTCGTCGGCGGGCACGTAGATGGCCTGCACCGAGGTGATCGAGCCGTCGCGCGTGGAGGTGATGCGCTCCTGCAGATCGCCCATCTCGGTGGCCAGCGTGGGCTGATACCCCACGGCGCTCGGCATGCGGCCGAGCAGCGCGGAGACCTCCGAGCCGGCCTGGGTGAATCTGAAGATGTTGTCGATGAACACGAGCACGTCGGCGTGCTCGCGGTCGCGGAAGTACTCGGCCACGGTGAGGCCGGAGAGGCCGACGCGCAGACGGGCGCCCGGCGGCTCGTTCATCTGGCCGTAGATGAGGGCCGTGGAGCCGAGCACGCCCGACTCCTTCATTTCGAGATAGAGATCGTTGCCTTCGCGCGTGCGCTCGCCCACGCCGCAGAACACCGAGCGGCCGCCGTGCCCCTTCTGCACGTTGTTGATGAGCTCCATGATCACGACCGTCTTGCCCACGCCGGCGCCGCCGAACAGGCCGATCTTGCCGCCCTTCACGAACGGCGAGATGAGGTCGATGACCTTGATGCCCGTCTCGAAGACTTCCGTCTTGGGCTCGAGGTTCACGAAGTCGGGGCGCTTGCGGTGGATGGGCCAGCGTTCGACGCTGTCGGGGATCGGTGCGCCGTTGTCCACCGGCTCGCCGAGCACGTTGAGAATGCGGCCGAGCGCCGCTTCGCCCACCGGCACCGTGATCGGGCCGCCGGTGTCGATCACGTCCATGCCGCGCACGACGGCGTCGGTGGACGACATGGCGACGGCGCGCACCTGATTGCGGCCGATGTGCTGTTGCACCTCGACGACGACGTTGATCTCGATGCCGTCGGAGGTGGTGTGCACACGGAGGGCGTTGTAGAGCTCGGGAAGCTTGTCGGCTTCGAACTCGACGTCGAGCACCGGTCCGATGACCTGGACGACCTTGCCGATGTTGGCGGGAGCAGCAGTAGTGGCAGACATGGCTAGCCCTGGAGAGCCGCAGCGCCGCCGACGATCTCGGCGATCTCCTGCGTGATCTGCGCCTGGCGGGCGCGGTTGTAGGTACGGCGGAGGATGTTGAGCATGTCGGTGGCGTTGTCCGTGGCGTTCTTCATGGCCGTGCGCTGCGCGCTCTGGAAGCCGGCCTCGTTCTCCACCAGCGCGCGATACACCACGTTGCGCACGTACGCCGGCAGGAGCTGGTCGAGGATCTCGTCGGCCGACGGGGAGAGCAGGTAGTCGCGCTGGACGGCACGGCCCGCGGGCGGCGCGACGGGAAGAATCCGCTCGCTCACCGCCGGCGTGGACATCACCGAGTTGAACTTGGAGTAGACCACGTAGAGCGCGTCGAGGGTGCCGGCGCCGAACGCGGCGCGCAGGCCGTCGACGAGTTCCGCGGCGTGGGTGGTGGTGGGCTTGTCGCCGATGTCGCTGCGGCTGGACGCGAGCGCGCGGCCCACGTACCGGAAGTAGCCGGCGCCCTTGCGCCCCACGACGTGCATGTCGATCGCCACGCCCTCGGCCTCGAGCCGACCGATGAGCGTGCGGGCTTCCTTGATCAGGTTGGCGTTGAAGGCGCCGGCGAGGCCGCGATTGGAGGTGATGAGCAGCACGGCGGCCCGCTTCACGTGCGCCGGCTGGCGCAGCAGCGGGAACCGGTCGGCCAGATCGGGTGAATAGAGGTCGGCGAGCACGTCGGTGAGCGCCCGGGCGTACGGGCGCGCCGCGTGGACGCGGTCCTGCGCCCGCTTCATCTTGGAGGTGGCCACCATCTCCAACGTGCGGGTGATCTTCCGCGTGTTCTCGACCGACTTGATGCGGCCTTTGAGCTCGCGACCCTTGGCCATGGGCTAGAGGCTCGCCGCGGTGAACGTGGCGGCGCCGGTGCCGGCCGTCTGCTTGTAGGCGGCGATGGCCGACTTCAGCTCGGCTTCGAGCTCCTTGGGCAGCGCCTTCTGCGTGCGGATCTTCTCGCCGATCTGCGGGTGGCTGGCCGACATGTACGCGTGGAAGCCGCGCTCCCACTCGCGGATGTGCGCGGTCTCGACGTCGTCGATGAAGCCGTTGGCCACGGCGTAGATGATCATCACCTGCTGCTCCACCGGCATCGGCATGTACTGCCCCTGCTTGAGCACTTCCACCGTGCGGGCGCCGCGCTCGAGCTGCCGCTTGGTGGCGGCGTCGAGATCCGACGCGAACGAGGAGAAGGCTTCGAGTTCGCGATACTGCGCGAGGTCGAGGCGCAGGCGGCCGGCCACCGACTTCATGGCCTTGATCTGCGCCGAGCCGCCCACGCGCGACACCGAGATGCCGACGTTGATGGCGGGGCGCACGCCGGCAAAGAAGAGGTCGGCTTCGAGGAAGATCTGGCCGTCGGTGATCGAGATGACGTTGGTGGGGATGTAGGCCGACACGTCGCCGGCCTGGGTCTCGATGATCGGCAACGCGGTGAGCGACCCACCGGGCTTGAGGATGGTCTTGCCGTCCACCACGCCCTCGTCTTCGCGCAGCTTGGCGGCGCGCTCGAGGAGGCGCGAGTGGAGATAGAACACGTCGCCCGGATACGCTTCGCGGCCCGGCGGACGGCGCAGCACCAGCGAGAGCTGGCGGTAGGCCGCGGCCTGCTTGGAGAGATCGTCGTACACGCACAACGTGGGCTTGCCCTCGTTGTACATGAAGTACTCGGCCATCGCGCAGCCCGTGTAGGGCGCGATGTACTGCATCGGGGCCGGATCGGAGGCCGTCGCGGCCACGATGATCGTGTACTCCATGGCGCCCGATTCCTTGAGGCGCTCGAGCACCGAGGCCACCGTGGACGCCTTCTGGCCGATGGCCACGTACACGCAGATGACGCCGGTGCCCTTCTGATTGATGATCGTGTCGATGGCGATGGCGGTCTTGCCGGTGCCGCGGTCGCCGATGATGAGCTCGCGCTGGCCGCGGCCGATGGGGATCATCGAGTCGATGGCCTTGATGCCGGTCTGCAGCGGCTCCTTCACGGGCTGACGGACGATGATGCCGGGCGCCTGCGACTCCACCTTGCGGGTGGTGGTCGCGGCGATGTCGCCGCGACCGTCGATCGGGCGGCCCAGGGCGTCGACCACGCGGCCGATGAGCGCCGGCCCCACCGGCACGTCGAGCACGCGGGCGGTGCGGCGGACGTCGTCGCCTTCGCGGAGTTGCAGGTAATCGCCGAGGATGACGGCGCCGATGTTGTCCTCTTCGAGGTTCAGCGCGAGGGCGGTGATCTTGTTGCCGGTCTCGGACGAGGTGATCTCGAGCATCTCGCCGGCCATGGCCTTCTGGAGGCCGTAGATGCGGGCGATGCCGTCCTTCACTTCGAGAACGGAGCCGACTTCCTCGACATCGAGCGAGCGGAGATCAGCAGCCTCGATCTCGCGGAGCAGAATGTCCTTGATCTCGCCGGGGCGGAGCGTGGTCTCGGTAGCCATACGGGATGGTCGAATGAGTGCGCTGAAAAATTGAGGGCTTAGCTTGTGAAAATTATCACAAGGCTGGGGGTGGTGCAAGGATCGGCGGACGCGCCGCGCGGGGGTTGGAACT
Protein-coding regions in this window:
- the atpA gene encoding F0F1 ATP synthase subunit alpha, with the protein product MATETTLRPGEIKDILLREIEAADLRSLDVEEVGSVLEVKDGIARIYGLQKAMAGEMLEITSSETGNKITALALNLEEDNIGAVILGDYLQLREGDDVRRTARVLDVPVGPALIGRVVDALGRPIDGRGDIAATTTRKVESQAPGIIVRQPVKEPLQTGIKAIDSMIPIGRGQRELIIGDRGTGKTAIAIDTIINQKGTGVICVYVAIGQKASTVASVLERLKESGAMEYTIIVAATASDPAPMQYIAPYTGCAMAEYFMYNEGKPTLCVYDDLSKQAAAYRQLSLVLRRPPGREAYPGDVFYLHSRLLERAAKLREDEGVVDGKTILKPGGSLTALPIIETQAGDVSAYIPTNVISITDGQIFLEADLFFAGVRPAINVGISVSRVGGSAQIKAMKSVAGRLRLDLAQYRELEAFSSFASDLDAATKRQLERGARTVEVLKQGQYMPMPVEQQVMIIYAVANGFIDDVETAHIREWERGFHAYMSASHPQIGEKIRTQKALPKELEAELKSAIAAYKQTAGTGAATFTAASL
- the atpG gene encoding ATP synthase F1 subunit gamma, whose amino-acid sequence is MAKGRELKGRIKSVENTRKITRTLEMVATSKMKRAQDRVHAARPYARALTDVLADLYSPDLADRFPLLRQPAHVKRAAVLLITSNRGLAGAFNANLIKEARTLIGRLEAEGVAIDMHVVGRKGAGYFRYVGRALASSRSDIGDKPTTTHAAELVDGLRAAFGAGTLDALYVVYSKFNSVMSTPAVSERILPVAPPAGRAVQRDYLLSPSADEILDQLLPAYVRNVVYRALVENEAGFQSAQRTAMKNATDNATDMLNILRRTYNRARQAQITQEIAEIVGGAAALQG
- the atpD gene encoding F0F1 ATP synthase subunit beta; this encodes MSATTAAPANIGKVVQVIGPVLDVEFEADKLPELYNALRVHTTSDGIEINVVVEVQQHIGRNQVRAVAMSSTDAVVRGMDVIDTGGPITVPVGEAALGRILNVLGEPVDNGAPIPDSVERWPIHRKRPDFVNLEPKTEVFETGIKVIDLISPFVKGGKIGLFGGAGVGKTVVIMELINNVQKGHGGRSVFCGVGERTREGNDLYLEMKESGVLGSTALIYGQMNEPPGARLRVGLSGLTVAEYFRDREHADVLVFIDNIFRFTQAGSEVSALLGRMPSAVGYQPTLATEMGDLQERITSTRDGSITSVQAIYVPADDITDPAPATAFAHLDATVVLSRAITELGIYPAVDPLASGSRILDPQYLGARHYKVATDVQKVLQRYKELQDIIAILGMDELSEDDKKIVGRARRIQRFMSQPFAVAEQFTGIPGKYVKLEET